In Malus sylvestris chromosome 2, drMalSylv7.2, whole genome shotgun sequence, the genomic stretch GTAACAAAAGATCCTAAGCTTGTAGGAACTCCATTAGGTGCTCACTTCAAGTTGAGCAGTCAACAATGTCccaaaaatgatgaagaaaagaTGAAGATGGGTGGTATTCCATATGCTAATTGGTTGGAGGATTAATGTATGCTATGGTGTGTACTCGTCCTGATATAGCACACGAAGCTGGAATTGTTAGTAGATTCATGCATAATCCTGGAAGAGAGCATTGGAATGTTGCTAAGTGGATACTAAGGTAATTACATGGAATGAGGGACAAAGGTATTTGTTTTGAAAGATGTGATGAAGGAATTGATGAGTTCTCAGTTGGATATGTGGACTCAAACTTTGCTGGAGACTTAGACAAGAGAAGATCGACAACTGGgcatgtgtttactatggcaaAGGGTCCTATATGCTGAAGACCAATATTACAACCAACGGTGGCACTATCAACCACAGAAGCAGAATACATGGTGATCACTGAAGCTATCAAATAAACAATGTGGACTCTGGGGTTGTTAGGAAACTTAGGTGTAGAATAGAACAACACAAGTTAGATGTATATTGTGACAGCCaaagtgccatttatttggccaGATATCAGGTACATCATTCTAGGACTAAGCACATTGATGTACGATATCATTTTGTGAGAGAAGTGGTAGCTAAAGGTGAGATTCATCTAAAAAAGGTTGCTATAGAAGATAATTCAGTTGATATGTTGACAAAGGTGGTTAATACAACTAAGTTCGAGCACTGCTTGGCTTTGGTGCAATTGAAGCAAGTTTGATCTTGCGATACGGTGGAGCAACGGAAGTTGTTTGATGCCTCGTTATGGATTTCATACCAAGGTGGATATTGTTGGATTTGGCATTAAATCAACATGCTTAAACTAAAACAAGAATCAAACAAGGATTAGGATATCTTGGACGCAAGATATTTAGATTTGTGTTTCCtagttggtttgggatttggtttTAGCATAGGATTTGGTTTCCTATATTCTAGGGACTTTGTGTAAACCTATGACATCTATTAGTATAAATAGATAGATGTGGGATAGAGTTTTGTATGTGAAAATTATGAGGCATAAGTTTGTATACTTGAGAATACTTTGTGTTTGTGAGTTCTCTTGTATTTGTTCATAATCAATAAAGCTTTCGTTGTTAGAGAGGTACTACTATATTGGAGGAACTCTGATAtcgttgtgttttgtttattgcTTGATTGGTTTTTAGTTTAGTTTATAACAACTAGAACATCAGATTGTACACAGTATATCCATTATTCTACAATTGACTTGCACTCAATCAAACTTTAGTCATCATGCACTTTGACTTGGTCCTGGCAACTTGTATGTACAAGGATGCCTTTTCATGACCAGTAAACTTGGAATTAACCGCTGGATTCTGCAAAACAGCATTCAGGATAGATGTGTAAACAATATGGAATTAGATTCCCCGATCCCCGACTATAAGAAAGTGTGTCAAAATGTTCCTCCCGATCTTGACTAAAAAAAATAGATGCTGACCTGGCTAGGAAGCTAGAATAACCATCTTTCTGGTTCTTTAATTTCCAAACCATACAGCCATGTCTGATGCATGTGCAGCCAAGTGAAATCATCTGGCCCCTCACCCTGGTAAAGCCATAACAAATCATGAGTATTATAACTACCAGATTAAAATCTCCCCAAATTATTACATCCTAGATCATCAAGGGTGAAGAAAGTttaggttccaccataaaactaattggcaatatgggaagTAGCCCAACTACTTATATGCACATGCAAGGTCCCCCATCCcacgtgtggcgaattttcaaatcaaacacgtggacaacacaaacagGATGACGGAGCACATGGCTGTTGGACTTTATATGTGAGACaacctactctgataccatgacATGTGCTCATAATCAATTGGGCTattccccatattgccaattgtttttatggtagaacctcaactttcttcatgatatTAGAGCAGATTGATCCACGTGTAAAGCCCAATAGCTACATGTGCTCCATGTCATCCAAGTCGAGTTGTCCACTTATTTGACTTGAAAATATTCCACACATGAGCGGGCGTATGAGAATGTGAAAGTAAAAGACTTCCACATTGGTGAAATGAAAAAGTTTGCAAGAGCTTATAAAAGGTTGAACTACTCTCagtattatcaattaattttatggtgaACCTCCACTTTCTTCAAAGGAACATGAAGTTAAAAGGTCATACCTTCGAACTCATCAAGACTGTAGTTAGACAACATCGCCGCTCGTTCTCTACAACAATCAATCCATCAAACTTTCATCAATAGCAATCCATTTCTATCAGAAAACTAAATCATCAAATTCTGCACAATAATTAGCACTCACAAAAATTGTATGCATGATGACTTTTCTAGAGTGCCTATAGCAGCTCCCTAAATTTTCCCACTTACATTTTACATGCCCCTTTGAGGTTTAATGTTTCTATTTGGAGTCATCCTTAATTCAAATACTTAATTAACGACTAGCTACCAGTTTTGATACAAATGTAGACATTTCATTTCATATTATACTAGATTAACTCATCGCATATATTCTTCCAATTCTTTTTCTATTCTCGAATAAATGCTAGAAAGGTAGCCTCATCTCACCACACAATTCCCACTTATTAAACTTCACGAGCCATGCATTTGAGCCAATTTGAACTGAGGATAATCGATCCAACCATGTCCAAAATTGTTTTCCCTGCTTATCTCCATGCAACCTTGCCAATGAATCTATGCACTGGTGGATTGGTAGATCAACTCCGGAGGGATGGACAAAGATACCCGATGACTGCTAAAGAAATGGaaagaatacaaaaagaattcAAGCAGCATCAGTTATAACCGCACCAGTAGTCCACCCTTCATTGCACATAACCAAGACACTCCTAATTTACAAGACCCAAAATTTACCATAAACCAAGgtgtttcaaaattaaaaatcgCGTcggggaaagaaagaaaggaaaaaacagaCAAATCACACTTACAAGGACTGATTTTAAGTTTTGCATGTACTCCTCAGATTTCTCTACTTCAGCACGGCGCCATCTCTCATAGAACAAATAGAATTTGGTTACCTCATGAGCAGGACTGGACATTTCCACTTTGCACTTTCGGAAGTCTTTTAAATCTCTAGGCGATACATTTGGACCTAGATGAAAATGTCCAATGGCTTGTATTATCCCAGCTGCACATCTCTCAGTTGCATGAAGCATATCAGGATtgtcactcacattttctgcaTACCACTGCAACAAATCTTCTTGTGCATTACTCACCTGCATATtcaatttaacaatttttatCCTTATTAATAAGCTAACAATATGATTATGCAAAGAGGGTAAATAATGAACTAATTGTTTATGACCTACATACCATCACACCATACACTTGAGGGAGACTGAAGAGTTCAGCATCGTTTCCAGAGTCGCCACAAACAAGAGTGTCGTGCGGAAGTTTCTCCTCATTGTTGAATTTCTTTAACAGATACGCAAGAGCTTGTCCTTTATCGGCACGTTTGGGTAAAATGTCCAAATCAACCCCCCTGCTATAAATGATGTTTATGTCTACCTGACCAAATGTGTATAGACAAATCACAGGCTTTAAGGAGAGATGCATTAAAATAGTAAAAGCAATATGATTTCAGAGagtacctatatatatatagatccATACATACATATAGTGGTATCAGTATTGAACATAGGAAACAGTTTTCGGTATGCAAGTAGGACAATAACACTTTCAAATGAAGTTGTGAAGTGGAGCCATAAGGTTTagagaaagaaaacaattgAGGAAATCTTACCCCACGTTTCTCCAACCGTTCTGATAAAGCATTCATTATTTCCAATGCCATTACCTTGTCAACCTTAAAGCTAACCTTGTGAGGTCGTTGGTTTTTCTCTGCCTGAAATAATCTCATATCATATTTTCAAATGGACAAAGGATTTCATTAACCAGTAAAAACGCAATAATTAATCTAGAGAGCACACTAGCTAACAATGCAAGAAATTTTTTCCACTAAACTATTCACTTGGGCTAACCCTTATTTGCCACAAAGATACGTTTTTGTGTATGTTCACACTAGCGTATGGATGTAGTCAAGTTTGTTAGACAAGTGCGCTTCCCCTTGTGACACCGAGTAGTTTAGATTAAATTAGAATATTGCCGGAATTATAACTAATTCTGTTAAAGGATCACATTCATCTCCGGATTCTTCTCCTTAATTTATGTTTCATTGTATAAATACGATGAACTTAGATTAAACGTAGCAAGGGTCAAGTCCTATGAATGTAATTATTAATTTCTCACTTGGTACCATAGATACATGTATCTATTGTATTATATAAATGATTTGTACCTAGTGATTTGATCAAGGAACAATATTTCTACATGATATGAGTCTAACTAGGTCTTAGGGTTTGTCTCACCAATGCCTCCCAATCCCTCCTCGGTCTAGGTTTTCACTTTTCCTCTTTGTCCCATCTTTCATCATGTCTTCCTGTTCTTCTCCTTCTCTACCCGGGTCCCAGCCCCAACACCACCCAATTTGTCAAACTTATCAAGTCCAATTACCTTATCTGGCTTCGTCAGATGAAATCTTTTCTTATTGGTCATGACCTATGGAAATTTGTAGATGGTCTCATGACTCTCATGCTCTCATCCCATTCCCCTTCCTACGATCCTTGATTCCAAACACAAAGAAAAAGATGGCGACCCTGCTCCCCTTATCCCCAACCCCATTTATCCTCTTTGAGTTCAGCAAGACCAACTCGTGGTCAGATACCTTACCAGTGCTATCTCTGAATTTGTTTTATCTCTCACCATTGGTTATACTGCCTAGGATGTTTGGAATTGTCTTCACACTCACTTTTCTCAAAGTTCTCTTGCTAGTGAGGCCAATCTTCGCTTTCAACTTCTTGGCATGTCCAAAGGCTCCCAATCTCATGATGCTTACTTGCAACATGTCAAGTCCATTGCGGATAAACTTGCTTCCATCAATCAGCGATCGCCCACAAATACCTTGTTCTTGCTGTTCTTTGTGGCCTTGGTTCTGAATACCGGATGTTCAATACAGCAATCATCAATGGTTCCCTTTCTACATTCGCCGATCTTCATCACAAAACTCCTCACCTTCACGCAGCAAAATCCCAGGTCTAGAAATATGATATGCTCCATTGCAACCGGCTTCCACTCCACTTGCTGCCAGAAAGTTACACTATTTGACACTCACCCGGCCAAACTTCTCTTATGCCGTCAACACAGTTGCCCAGTTTATGAGTTCTCCCTGCACTACACATGCTTGCTGCCAAACGCATTCTTCTCTATGTCAAGGGAACTCTTGACTTCCAGTCCCAATCCTGTTCCACCACTCTCTCTGCTTACTTCGAGGCTGATTGGGCCGATTGTGTATTTGGGGTCTAATATGATATCCTAGTGTTCAATGAAGCAACCTAAAGTGTCACGCTCTAGTGCTGAGTATCATTCTTTATCCCATGTCTAGGCATAGACCACTTGGATAAATTATTCTACAGGAATTAGGTTTTCACTTGCAGTTTCCATGTCTTATTATACTGTGACAACTTAAGTGCTACGTACATGGCTGCCAATCCAGTTCACCACTCTCCTACTCGGCATATTGAGCTAGATTATCATTTTGTTCAggaaaaaattgattttggaaGTCATCGGGTTTGCTACATTGCCTCTACTGATCAGCCTGCTGATCTCCTCACAAAGGCTCTACATAAGCCTCGCCATGCTCTCCTTTGCTCCAAACTTGTCCAATCTCCATCGTCCAATTTGTGGGGGTGTTAAGGGAACTCCCTAATTTATGTTTCATTATACTATAAATCAAACATAGCAAGGTTTAATTCTTACCAatgtaattattaatttttcatttgtaGCATACATGTATCTATTgtactatataaatgatttataCCTAGTGATCTGATAAAGAATAATATTTCTACAAATTCTAAGAAGGAACAAAAAATGAAAGGTAGTGATACTCATAATTTTTACCTCacatctttattaatttttgtccaaTTATCCTCTTTAATTTATCCGAtcgatcaacaacaacaacaataaagtattttctcactaagtgggacggctatatgaatcctagcaTTGCACTCGGTTATATGTCACATCTTTCGTTAGATCGAAGTACTCTAAATCTTTTCTTAGAATttcttccaaagtcttcctaaATCTTTCTCTACCCCTTCAGCCTTGAATCACTGTTCCGTAATctcatcttctaaccggagcgtcagtaagcATTCGTTTCATATGtctaaaccaccgtaaccgattttctctcatttttctttcaatttcacctacttctacattaattcggatatcctcattcctaatcttattatttctcatgtgcccacacatctaaTGAAGCATTCAATTTATCCGATCAATCGatgacaaaaaattaagagGGTGTGAGAGGTAAAAGAATTAGGGTTGAGGGAGAACACTACAGAAAAAGGTACCTGAGGAATAAGTTGAGGAAATTGATTAGTTTCTTCAACAACAATGGCTCTATCCCATCTGTGACTGATAAACTGTTGCCAACCAAGATCAGGAACCATATCGTCACCACCGCCATACATAATCTCAGTGCCGACGGACAAAATGGTGATGTCGGGGGTTAGCAAGGGTTTCTGATTCCTCAAAGGTTTGTACGTGATGGGTGTTCTTCCAGTGGAATATACGAGCAGAGAATCATGGCGGTAATATGATTCCCACAGCGCATTGAACCTGAGAAGACTCAGATTATCAGGCGCATCATGGTCAACCATGGTGCAATCAAGATCTGAGACCAGCATCAGACGAGCAGAACCATTCAGACGACGATTCATGTTCATCATCTGGGTTGCTGAATGGGTTCAGCACTTCCACTCCAACTTAGCACGCGCAGCTCACCCGCCTTCACCAGATGGAATTCATTGCTTTCTTCTTGGTT encodes the following:
- the LOC126582250 gene encoding sucrose-phosphatase 1-like isoform X1; protein product: MMNMNRRLNGSARLMLVSDLDCTMVDHDAPDNLSLLRFNALWESYYRHDSLLVYSTGRTPITYKPLRNQKPLLTPDITILSVGTEIMYGGGDDMVPDLGWQQFISHRWDRAIVVEETNQFPQLIPQAEKNQRPHKVSFKVDKVMALEIMNALSERLEKRGVDINIIYSRGVDLDILPKRADKGQALAYLLKKFNNEEKLPHDTLVCGDSGNDAELFSLPQVYGVMVSNAQEDLLQWYAENVSDNPDMLHATERCAAGIIQAIGHFHLGPNVSPRDLKDFRKCKVEMSSPAHEVTKFYLFYERWRRAEVEKSEEYMQNLKSVLQSSGIFVHPSGVDLPIHQCIDSLARLHGDKQGKQFWTWLDRLSSVQIGSNAWLVKFNKWELCENERRCCLTTVLMSSKGEGPDDFTWLHMHQTWLYGLEIKEPERWLF
- the LOC126582250 gene encoding sucrose-phosphatase 1-like isoform X3, producing MMNMNRRLNGSARLMLVSDLDCTMVDHDAPDNLSLLRFNALWESYYRHDSLLVYSTGRTPITYKPLRNQKPLLTPDITILSVGTEIMYGGGDDMVPDLGWQQFISHRWDRAIVVEETNQFPQLIPQVDINIIYSRGVDLDILPKRADKGQALAYLLKKFNNEEKLPHDTLVCGDSGNDAELFSLPQVYGVMVSNAQEDLLQWYAENVSDNPDMLHATERCAAGIIQAIGHFHLGPNVSPRDLKDFRKCKVEMSSPAHEVTKFYLFYERWRRAEVEKSEEYMQNLKSVLQSSGIFVHPSGVDLPIHQCIDSLARLHGDKQGKQFWTWLDRLSSVQIGSNAWLVKFNKWELCENERRCCLTTVLMSSKGEGPDDFTWLHMHQTWLYGLEIKEPERWLF
- the LOC126582250 gene encoding sucrose-phosphatase 1-like isoform X2 gives rise to the protein MMNMNRRLNGSARLMLVSDLDCTMVDHDAPDNLSLLRFNALWESYYRHDSLLVYSTGRTPITYKPLRNQKPLLTPDITILSVGTEIMYGGGDDMVPDLGWQQFISHRWDRAIVVEETNQFPQLIPQAEKNQRPHKVSFKVDKVMALEIMNALSERLEKRGVDINIIYSRGVDLDILPKRADKGQALAYLLKKFNNEEKLPHDTLVCGDSGNDAELFSLPQVYGVMVSNAQEDLLQWYAENVSDNPDMLHATERCAAGIIQAIGHFHLGPNVSPRDLKDFRKCKVEMSSPAHEVTKFYLFYERWRRAEVEKSEEYMQNLKSVLSSGIFVHPSGVDLPIHQCIDSLARLHGDKQGKQFWTWLDRLSSVQIGSNAWLVKFNKWELCENERRCCLTTVLMSSKGEGPDDFTWLHMHQTWLYGLEIKEPERWLF